A DNA window from Bdellovibrio sp. BCCA contains the following coding sequences:
- a CDS encoding DNA-directed RNA polymerase subunit alpha, translated as MQEHYYKFWREMIKPKGFEVDRDTLREDYAKFIIRPLERGFGVTLGNSLRRILLSSMMGSAITAVKFEGVLHEFTTIPDVLEDVTDIILNLKEVRFKQYTSDSVTLKISKKGPGKVTAADIQTSDKIEVLNPDHHLATLGANANFNAEIIVSFGRGYVPVENRETDLPVGFIGVDALYSPIRKVNYNVSNARVGQRTDYDALTLEVWTDGSLKPEEAVALSSKIMKEQLQIFLTFDETMEPAEEAREMGSPSLNENLFRSVDDLELSVRSANCLKNANIRYIGELVVRSEAEMLKTKNFGRKSLNEIKEILGEMGLSLGMKIEGWPPAGWDPSQPPQKRESQQ; from the coding sequence ATGCAAGAGCACTATTATAAGTTCTGGAGAGAGATGATCAAACCAAAGGGATTTGAGGTTGATCGTGATACTCTTCGTGAAGATTACGCTAAATTCATTATCCGTCCCCTCGAAAGAGGCTTTGGGGTTACTCTTGGTAACTCCCTAAGAAGAATTCTTCTTAGTTCAATGATGGGTTCTGCAATTACAGCTGTTAAGTTTGAAGGCGTATTGCACGAGTTCACTACGATCCCAGACGTTCTTGAGGATGTAACTGACATCATCTTGAACCTTAAAGAAGTTCGCTTTAAACAGTACACTTCTGACTCTGTTACTTTGAAAATCTCTAAAAAAGGTCCAGGTAAAGTAACTGCAGCGGATATCCAAACTTCAGATAAGATCGAGGTTCTAAACCCAGATCACCATCTTGCAACTTTGGGTGCTAATGCAAACTTCAACGCCGAAATCATCGTGAGCTTCGGTCGTGGATATGTACCAGTAGAAAACAGAGAGACTGATCTTCCTGTAGGCTTTATCGGCGTTGACGCCCTTTACAGCCCTATCAGAAAGGTTAACTACAACGTTTCAAATGCGCGTGTTGGTCAAAGAACTGATTACGATGCATTGACTTTGGAAGTTTGGACTGATGGTTCTTTGAAACCTGAAGAAGCTGTAGCTCTTTCATCTAAAATCATGAAAGAACAACTTCAGATCTTCCTTACTTTCGACGAAACTATGGAGCCAGCTGAAGAAGCTCGTGAAATGGGTTCTCCTTCATTGAATGAGAATTTGTTCCGCTCTGTAGACGATCTTGAGTTGTCTGTGCGTTCTGCAAACTGTTTGAAAAACGCTAACATCCGTTACATCGGTGAGTTGGTTGTTCGTTCAGAAGCAGAAATGCTTAAGACTAAAAACTTCGGTCGTAAGTCTCTTAACGAAATTAAAGAGATCTTGGGTGAGATGGGACTTAGCCTTGGTATGAAAATCGAAGGCTGGCCGCCAGCAGGTTGGGATCCAAGCCAACCACCTCAAAAAAGAGAATCTCAGCAGTAA
- the rpsD gene encoding 30S ribosomal protein S4 — MSCINESVCKLCRRENVKLFLKGDRCYTDKCSFERRPYPPGQHGQSRLKFSEFALQLREKQKTKRYYGVSEKQFVKYVSEANRSKELTGTALLKFLETRLDNVVYSLGYANSRREARQLVKHNHFLLNGKRANIPSIIVNKGDVITVAESSRAVVKIQAAIQSVARRSVPAWLEADHAKFTGTVKDLPNREDVTVAVEENMIVEYYSR, encoded by the coding sequence GTGAGCTGCATTAACGAAAGCGTTTGTAAGCTTTGCCGTCGCGAAAACGTGAAACTTTTCTTGAAGGGTGATCGTTGTTACACAGATAAGTGTTCTTTCGAAAGAAGACCTTATCCTCCAGGACAACACGGTCAATCTCGTTTGAAGTTCTCTGAATTTGCACTTCAATTGCGTGAAAAACAAAAAACTAAGAGATACTACGGTGTTTCTGAAAAACAATTTGTAAAATATGTATCTGAAGCCAACCGCTCAAAAGAATTGACTGGTACTGCGCTTCTTAAGTTCCTCGAGACAAGACTTGATAACGTTGTCTACTCTTTGGGGTATGCTAACTCTCGTCGTGAAGCAAGGCAGCTTGTTAAACACAACCATTTCTTGTTGAATGGTAAGAGAGCTAACATTCCAAGCATCATTGTAAATAAGGGTGACGTTATTACAGTTGCGGAATCAAGCCGCGCAGTTGTTAAGATCCAAGCTGCTATTCAATCAGTAGCACGCAGATCTGTACCAGCTTGGCTTGAAGCTGATCATGCGAAATTCACTGGAACTGTTAAAGATCTTCCAAACCGTGAAGATGTAACAGTGGCAGTTGAAGAGAACATGATCGTTGAATACTACTCAAGATAA